A region of the Antedon mediterranea chromosome 4, ecAntMedi1.1, whole genome shotgun sequence genome:
TCTGTAAGGAAGGAGGAGCGAGAAAACACGGATATAGCTATGTACTTTTAAGCTTTTTATCACACCAATAACTTCGTGTTTCGGGGCGATAGGATGATTTAAATAAGGATGTATTTTTATCACAATTTCTTGTGAAATAACTGATATTTTACGTATCCTATTACTACTGTCCATTAAGTTGCTATAAGAACAGTCGGGTAGCATTGGTTTAAGGGTTTTGGGTGGGGCTGGTTTTCTGGGGCCATTAATGTTTTAAGAAAGCCATTCGGgttgcattatttttttcctatGCAATTAAGGCAGATATCATGTCAATcaataattcattaccttaattattttctattataaagaataacaagatagctgatctacttcctaaatatactaaatcTCTAATCTCTTGAACGACATCGAACCGAGGGCTTCAGTGTAAAGTTAAAACCGTTACCACTAGACCAAGcatttcggttggcaaacgctgtttacacaaattatttaaagatgtattgtccctttgtcaaattccaacaaaatttaagaaaaaagatttcgaaaaaagtgggtcattttgaagtatcataatagttattaactttcaccaaaaattagtcgaaaaaaaaatcatttaattgaaatacagacgttttttggttcaaaacatatctcataatgcaacgcgcttaaTTGGATACTCTGTATGCATTAATCATAAAACTTTCCcgtgatctgtgtgaaaacaccttctcaatcgtgacgagttgtaaacaatcctaattagcatcacgcataatgtaggcctatactcatggtttgaaatcttcgtttactttcgcttgcgacaattttccagacgaaatgtaatcaaattaatttagctgttaattacgtaaaattgttgtttttggctcgaaatTTCGAGTTAAGTGAATaagtttaatattacttttatatggccaatttaaatttagaatattttgaccttcattttttgtgtccaaaggacaatacatctttaatctcTCTGcatcagagccatatatataaagagttacgacattggattatagtcacgtgatatgcagatcaatttgtgtcaaacttgtctccgtaatgcatgtaaagtataggagcaagaaaatactttaaacttgttcttatatttaaaaaaatgtaattgcacattttacgatgaaatatcgatgtgcacagcgtacagaagtacttgcgccaaagaatattgcgcgcgcgtgcgctagtacattataacgttcgattgattgattttggaacgaaacatctcataactacgtcctattaataacaattatgtaatattttcaatccATAATGCATTCTTTGatggctaaataaaataataaagtgtcgtggatatattttttaatatattgaatagggtatgaacaatattgaaatattaaaggcaaattattacaaatgaaatgatgaacgagtctctgaaagtttgtgtcaaaaacacacagagagccatatactgtataaaaagaggggtaaatgtgtgtgttttttgtattggttcatgctttgatgtatTCTGAATTGCATGTAGGCCTtagcatttattcttttgttattatagacacaatatatatatgttaccaaattaataccattaatacaattaattactaaaataaaaacggaatctaagcgttatttcatagacaaaaaattctaaaaataatgcatgaactataggaaaacgctatacaaaagagacgcgcgcgccctcagcgtgcgaattctttgacacaaaaatggcttctaattttcaatgtcgtaactctttatatatatggctctgctctgcatgcttatatagcgccctctatatgatgtcataattattctaatgaattatgatttctgccttaattgcatagaaaaaaaatgtatccagGTTACAATGTAGTTAAACTATCGTATGTAGTTATGTTCAAACAAATATCTTACaactttgaaataataattaagtttattatatgtcattattgattaaataaattcaaaacgAAAATGATATACAGCACTAGGATGTTTATTTTGTACAAGTTCAACAATATCTCAATTAAAAACATGGATTCATTTCGTTACCGTTGCAGACGCCGTTAGTAGAAATATCATCTATTATGGTGACGTCAACATCTCTTTCAGAAACTgcctgaaaaaaacaaaatttaaagttatattatcTTAGTAAATCCATTAATGAATCTTTCACGTCATAAGGAAATTTCCCGAATGAtcaaaatcaaaacggtacccttaaattaattgtaatttaactcttttCTGGTCTAGCGTTCCTATTCCCaaaagtcatccattcatatagAAGAAGGTCTATCCGGTAACTTGGTTTTGGGACATGACGACTGCCACTTCGGCATGTATATTATTAGTTGGTAAGTTTTAACAGTTTATTAGaaatggagtaggcctataCGATTATTGTGAATAGGGATGTTTtgcatatatatgtatataaagctctgtccacactatcaaactttatgtgacaaaaaatgtgatgtgcccatatatggacatgatgatgtcatatcactaccatgtttgggcgtatcactaccgtatttgggcacatcacacttttttccgtcaaactagtttgatagtgtagacagagctttagattagtTTGATATGCGATGAATACTAGTAAATTGAGGTAAAAATAGGATTCAGCAaagaaatttcatttcatacttttaacattttttctatAGAAAGCCTCTGCAGTGAAATTCGAAACCCCTACACATTTTGTATTACGATGATAATAAAAAGAATGAAATGgacatttatcaaattatatttaatatttaatgttatatgacGAACACATTCTTAAATAGGCTagtcaaataaattaaaaataatcgttctttgaaaattatttaataaaaccaCATATTGTagtcttttatttaaaaaaaattcaaaacgTTCTTATACTTGTCTTACATTCACAACTGTTTCATGCTGTTATAAATAGAAGTACTTTTGGGTTTTCTATCTAGCCTGATATAATTAGGTGCCTTACCTTCTCTCTAGCCCAAATAAAACCTCTTGTCCTAGCCCAATGGTAGTAATCAGATCCATTTCTTTCGGTAGGCGATTCAGAAGAAGAAAGAGTCTCCTGCAAAACGGCAATGTACTCTATAGCACAGCGCAAAGCTTGTATTTTGGAGATTCTTTTACCGGTTGGCTTTACTCTGTGGTTCAGTTTATTCCTGAGCATGTCAAAGGCATCGTTCATATCTCTCATCCTTGATCGCTCTCGGTTGCTGGCTGACTTTCTCTGTAGAATTTCACGATGTTTTTCTTCTACTGATTCAAGCTGGACTTCGGCAGCGTGGCTAACTGTTTCTTTATTTCCTGGCTTGATGTACGCAGATGTTCCGTTCAGTACAGTTTGGTCACCTGGgcactttttaaatttattcaactaataaaaaaattgtatggGAAACATAGTATCAGTATTGTTATATAATATCGGTATTTATATCCAAGCTTTACAATTCAAACTAATCTATCTATTAAAGATAAGACTattgataattttgtttaatctaaagctatttcttgtattttattattgtatttttttgtgttttaacgtatatatttatatctaaataTTGTTATGTCTTCCTATAattgacattaaaaaaacattaaaataaacacaaaaccTTACCTCTCCATGTACCATTGTGTACCATTATAAACGTAAGTTCGCATGAAATTCGTTTCTGGAATAACAATCTTAAGTCGACACTTCAATTTTGTTGAAAAACATCAACAATATACCAAACCTTTTAGGTTCAATGTTCTGACTAGTTTGAAAGTTCTCAGAAAAGCATTGTCTCATCAGCTTTTAATTAACTATTGCTTCGCTGCTTTAATTCATACAAATTATGACGTCACCAAAAACAAGACACCTATTTAATATTCAGGACCACTTCCAAAAAATACAGTTCCCATGCCATTCAGTCACCAATGTTGCCCGTTTACACCACAAATGCAGAATGCCCAAAATCCACGTGCACCTAAAACTCCAGACAGCTTAATAATGGATAATTAGTTACATTAGATGTTCAATGAactattaataacaatattttccaTTAACAAACACcaataattagtattatctctaatttagtattatttatttgaaaataacaaTTGGTTTATCTTTTTATAAACTTCTTGAAACAATAGAACCATGGAGAAAATACAACAGAATAGAGactaaagctccgtctacactatcaaactttacgtgacaaaaaaaatgtgatgcaaATGACACATTCTGAACTAGAAGTTGTAGTGGAACTTTCAACTCcgctccctaagcctcaaatgagtcttagtttttttttataagcacgatatcaatcctgtaattggcgagtttgtgctcgCTTTTGGATGCttgtgatatttaaaaaaattactgaaTAACTGTTATTCTGGCATATGGCCAAATCTTAGCCTGTTCAGGGACATTTTGGGTCCCGAAGATGTGCCTTTAATAGTGGTTTTAGTAGACAACACGTTCGTTGTTTGAACGTGCCTCCATGGTTTGAATATGTTTTAAACTTTTATAGTGTCAAGTCGTTAAACTCTTCATCTCATCAATTTAGTTCTCATCATGCGTACGTTGGTCCCACGATTCAATTTCTCAGTCTCATGTCCACAGACTTCCCATGGCCTTTTCATGTAAACACCGTTggtataatagtaatacaatcCTACTTAATTGGGAGAGCCAATGCATATTTAATGAAGATGTGGCTATCTTTCCGCCCCCGAGGCTAGCATTTTCCAATAACGCCTTAAATGTAGTGAAAACAACAATGTATAGAATAGCGTTAGAACAAATTaagaaacaaaatgtaatatatcgTAACTATACActttattatacaataatacatCTGTATATAAATCACATTTCTAAATTATAGCATGCAGGCCGTCAAGCCGAAAGGAGGAATCTCTTACATAATAGTATATTGtgcttaggcctactattgaaattaatatttacgGTATTCATCCGTCCAACAAACTTGAATGTCATCATTCGGAGTCATACATTGAGTACATGTACTGGCAATGCTTTGCGAAACCCCCTTCCTCATTACCCTTGTTCCCTTAAACCATGGAACAAATATTGTTTACCTCCATGCTTAAACAGCACTAACTTAATAGAGAGTTTCGTGCTCGTGTGAAAACTCCctaataattattcataaaactttcaaaaagttatactgaagtatactgtatttcattcAAAACCTTCATTATGCTCgagtaaataaaaacaaacgtTGGCCTATTTAGGCCCCATTGTAGATTACTAGACAGATTACTAGAcgagtttaacaaaaaaacagaaACTTTTTCAATCCTTTTGGAAAACGTGTTTTTTACAATTATAGTAAATACCGTAAAACAGAGtgaattaataattgattgaagCAATGAACGTTATCGTGTCCGATTACGTTTCCGGCAATAAACAAACACCATGTGCAGCTGGGAGCTATGACGAAATAAACAATTAACTAAGTTTTATTagacaaatatttgttttcaatagAAACCTgtaccatggagctataaaattacTGTACCATGCTCAAAACGGAAGCCCAATAATAGTAGTAGGGCTCGTCTccatttttaacttttttagaATGTTTCACCCCTCTATCCTATCTAATAACGCTGAAAACACAAAATCGTGTAGCAAAATTGTTTAAAGCTCAAAAAGTAAAGAAATACATAAGTACACTAAAAGGTACAGTAACACCTTCATACaatatagattttaaaatgtaCGACAAAAAATATAACCATAGCACATATATATCCATATAACTATCATAAACAAATACAGTCATAAAAATTATACTCTTGATTATAGAGTGAAATTCAGTCTTCCCCGATTAAACAAACCACCACACTAATACGCACCATACATACAACCGCGTACGCCAAAACGTACCGTAGTTACTTTATggatatataattaattatacctCTATTATCTTCTATTACAATTATTGCTCTCGAAATGTCTAATACCTACAGCTTTTATagggttttttttcaaaaataaattttattttaatacaggAATGTTTGGCTTACGTTGTATAACATGGAAAGGGGTAggataaaaaatgtaatgtttaatttatagcATGCAATGGTGATGTGCTTTACAATAGTGTATAATTGAAATACAGgctaatcagggagttgtaaaaagataattattttacaactccctgggcTAATCGCTACAAAATAGTACAGTTGCAAACAATCAGTAGGAATGTTTAGCATAGTGATTTTAGCTGCATCTGTTATAACACTGAACTGAAATTACTATAGACGTTGAGTAATGAgcatattaaaattatatctaTAAACACTAAAATAAAAGCAAATTTAGTTTACatagacgagcggtaacggtaagcggaaaaccgcgtagcttgtccaaCATTGAATCTGATCTATCCTTAGCAGCGGAAGCCGACCGTCtgctccgcgttgtgtgtaaatgggcATACGGCATAAtacagattctatatttttattacagttACCGCGTTGGCCATAAGAGCATCTATTTGGTGAAGTGGCTTTGTAGGTCTATAACAAGCTATACATAGTACACACTAATCATTTGGATCGATTTgaaattactattattacttttctaatttacatttgaacaaaaatatattttcttttagtGTACTTGGTTATTAGTTCTCTTTTCTTATTGcactaattaaaataataataatttatgcatgaaCAATGACAATTGAAAAGGGGAGTGGGGGGGGGGGCAGGGTATTAAATGTCAATTTATTATACTTTGACATTCCTAATACAGTCTTTTTATCCTagtataaaaattatatttctataaaacatttaagacaagaCAAATAGAaccaatattttaatatgtacTTCAACATGCAGTGGATGGAGGATGTGCACTTCTGCTTTATCacacatatatttttttaaatatcaaaattactgaggattttaaaaaaagggtaACTTTCTTTTATACCACAGAGGAATTATTATATGTTCCTCCCTTGTTATAATGTTT
Encoded here:
- the LOC140048087 gene encoding class A basic helix-loop-helix protein 9-like isoform X2; translation: MVHGELNKFKKCPGDQTVLNGTSAYIKPGNKETVSHAAEVQLESVEEKHREILQRKSASNRERSRMRDMNDAFDMLRNKLNHRVKPTGKRISKIQALRCAIEYIAVLQETLSSSESPTERNGSDYYHWARTRGFIWAREKFLKEMLTSP
- the LOC140048087 gene encoding class A basic helix-loop-helix protein 9-like isoform X1 translates to MVHGELNKFKKCPGDQTVLNGTSAYIKPGNKETVSHAAEVQLESVEEKHREILQRKSASNRERSRMRDMNDAFDMLRNKLNHRVKPTGKRISKIQALRCAIEYIAVLQETLSSSESPTERNGSDYYHWARTRGFIWAREKAVSERDVDVTIIDDISTNGVCNGNEMNPCF